The window GCCGAGGTGCACTACCCGGGCCTCCCGTCGAACCCGTTCCACGCCCGCGCCCAGCGCTACCTGCCTGCAGGAGCCGGATCGATCGTGTCCATCGAGCTGGCCGGCGGACGGGAGGCGGCCCGCCGCTTCATCGACGCGCTGGAGCTGATCTCGCCGATGACGCACATCGGCGACGTCCGGACGCTCGCGATCCACCTCGGCAGCACCATTCACGCCAAGCTGACGCCCGAGGAGCAGGCGGAGGCGGGGATCGGACCGGGGCTGATCCGCCTGTCGATCGGTCTGGAGAGCGTGCGCGACATCCTGGACGACCTCGACCGCGGGCTGGTCGCCGCGGGCGGCGCGGACGGCGCGTGAGACTCCCCTCCAGTCCCAGCGTCGGAGATTCGGCGCCTACCGTCGGATGATCGGCTGAAATCGCCGCGAAACTCCTGCACCAGAGCCCTGTGTCGGAGATTTGCGACCGGTTCTCCGACGATCGGTGACCGCCGGCAGCGGCGCCGCCGTCAGGCGAGCGGCGTCAGCCGGCGAGCACCGCCCGCTCGCGCGCGGCCGCGACCGTCGCGGCGATGCGGCGCACCGCCTCCACAACCGTGGACGGGTTGCACGCCAGGTTGATCCGGGCGAAGCCGCGCCCGGGCTCGCCGAAGGCGAGTCCCGAGTTGAGGGCGACCCTCCCCTGCTCGATCAGCACGCGGGCTGGGTCGTCGCCGAGTCCGGCGTCGCGGAAGTCGAGCCAGACCAGATACCCGGCGTCGGGCCGGACGACGCGGACGGCGGGTGCGTGCTCGGCCAGCTCGGCCTCGAGCAGCCGGACGTTCGACACCAGGAGGCCGAGGAGGTCGTCGCGCCAGCTGACGCAGGAGAGGGCGGCCACGTTGGCGTGGAGGCCGAGGATGCTGGTGCGCGCGGCCAGCTCCTCCGGCAGGGCGGTCAGCAGCTGTGCCGACGCGTCGTCGGCCGGCACGACGACGGCGCACTTGAGGCCGGCGAGGTTCCAGGCCTTGCTCGCCGACGTGACGGTGACCGAACGGGCGCCGGCGGCGCGGGCGATCGGCGCGAAGGGGGTGAAGACGGCTCCGGGATGCGCGAGCGGCGCGTGCACCTCGTCGCTGACCACGAACACGTCGTAGCGGGCGGCCAGCGCGGCGAGCGCCTCCAGAACGCTGCGGCTGTGACATCGGCCGGTCGGGTTCTGCGGGTTGCAGAGCAGCAGGGCGTCCGCCCCCTCGGCGAAGGCGCGCTCGATCCCCGCGAGGTCGAGCGACCAGTCCTCGTCCTCGAGCAGCGGGACCGTGACCGCCACCGCATCCGCCTCGTCCACCATCTCGAAGAAGGGCGGGTACACGGGCGGCGTGAGCACGACGCGTCCACCGACCTCGGGCAGGTCCAGCCGGAGCGCCTCGACCACGCCGACCGTCACATCCGTCGCCAGGTGCACCGTGCCCGGATCGACCTCCCAGCCCCACTCGCGCGCCGCGAAGGAGGCGAAGGCCGGCGCCAGCGGACCGGCGGAGTCCAGGTAGCCGGTGTCCGAGTGCCGCAGGGTCTCGGCGACGCGGTCCAGGATGGCCGGCTCGACATCGAAGTCCATCTCGGCGACGAAGACGGGCAGCACGTCCGCCGGGTAGCGGCGCCACTTGATGCTCGACCTGGTCGCGAAGAGCTGCTCCAGGGATCGTGCCGGTCCGAAGCTCATTCGGACACTGTGCCGCAGCCGCGGCGGCGCCGCGACCCGGGACGTCAAAAAGCGTAGTGAAAGCGGCCCGTCAGGACGGCTCGCCGTCGCCGAGATGGCCGGTCTCCGACGTGCCCGTCTGGTTGAACAGGTAGTAGAGGCTCAGAGCGGCGAGCGCCACGAGCATCGCGACGACGCTGAACAGTCCGACGACGGTGATCACGGGGTAGACGACGGTGCCCAGCCCGAACCTCAGCAGGGAGCGGCGGCGCGTGGCCGCATCCATCTGGCCCGACGCCACCAGCTGGCCGGTGATGCGCGCCTGAAGAACGGTGAAACCGACGGCGACGCCGGTCATCGCGCCCCCGTACAGGACCGCCGCGACGCGGAGATCGGTGCGGTCGCCTCCCGCGAGGGCCGCGGCCAGCGTCGACGTCGTGAAGGGGAGCGCGGTGACGAACATGAGGAGGACGAGGTTCCAGAACAGCAGCGTGCGGTCGACGACCTGAACCAGCCGCACCACCGCGTGATGGTTCACCCAGATGACGCCGATGACCAGGAAGCTCACGATGTAGGACGCGAGCGACGGCCACGCCGCGACCAGCTGGGCGAACAGGCCGCCCGGCTCGCCGGGTTCGAGGTGCAGGTCGAGCACCAGCAGCGTGATGGCGACGGCGAGCACGCCGTCGCTGAAGGCCTCGAGCCGCGTCTTCGACATCGTCGTCCCTCCTGGCGGGAGGATGTGCTCCCGGCGACGATCATGCCGTAGCGGCGGCGCGTGCGCACCGGTGGGGCGACGTCGGCCGGGATGCTCGCGCCGGTCGGATGCGAGCGCCGGTCGGACGCGAGCGCCGGTCAGGACGCGAGCGCCGGTCAGGACGCGAGTGCGACCTGGCGGAACCGGATCACCGACGAGTCGGCCCCGCGGTCCGCCCGGTCGTAGGCGGCGCGGATGGGGTTCACCGCCCGGCCGTTCGGCAGGACGACCTCGAGGCCCGCGTCGTCCGGGCCTCCCCGGCGGCGCGCAGCGGCGCTCCAGTGCCCGCCATCGGTGCGCACGAGGATCTCGCCGATCAGGCAGCCGAGGCTCTGCAGGGTGAACTCGTCGCCGACGAACCCGTCGTCCGTGCGGAGGTCGGTGAACAGGCGCTCGACGTAGACGAGGTCCTCGGGCACGTAGGTGACCGTGTGTCCGTAGATGTCGCGGATGCCGCCCGCCATGGCGCCGGCCAGCAACGAGCCGACGGCGGGGTCAGTCCGCCGCCGGCCCGTTGCACGAGGGAACCGGAACATGCCGCCGACGGTACCCCTGCCGTCCGAGCGGATGCGCGCCCCAGTTCGAGTGCCCCCGCTGCGGGTCACGGGGAAGAGGTCATGCATCCCGGAGGCGATCGCAGCGTCGCTAGGCTGAGCGCGGGGTGACCGGCGACCGGGTGACGGTGGCGCACATCCGATCACTGCGATAGTAAAGTGTGCGCAGACCGCGGGAGCGGGGACGGGACGAGGAGGCGCCGGTGGCGAAGCGGACGCGGGCGACGGCGACCACGAGCACCCTCGCACGCGTCAACCAGACCGCCATCATCGAGGCGCTGCGCGAGTCCGGTGCGCTGTCGCGGCAGCAGCTCGGCGTCAAGACGGGCCTCAGCCCGGCCACCATCAACCGGCTCACCGCATCCCTCATCGACGACGGCCTCATCGTTCCCGCCGGGCAGGAGCCGTCGACCGGCGGGCGGCCCTCCGTGCTGCTGCGGTACGCAGGCAGCTCGCGGCTCGTCGCGGCCATCCAGCTGCGCGCCGAGACGGTGACGGGCATCCTCGTCGACTTCGACGGGAAGGTGGTGTTCCGGCGGTCGGTGACGCTCGGCGCCAGGCAGGCCGGGGCAGAAGGCGGCGGGCCGGATGGCGATGGAGCGGACGGCGGCGGGACGGGCGCAGCGCCCGACCAGGACCGGCAGCTACGCAAGGTGTTCCGGCTCTTCGACGACCTGATCGCGACCGCGGACTCGATGGGCACGCCGTGCCTCGCGGTCGGGATCGCCGTGCCCGGTGTGGTGCAGCAGCCGGACGGCGTGGTCGGCACGATGCCGGAGTTCGGCTGGACCGGCGTCCCGTTCGGCGCGCTGCTGCGGGAACGGACCGACCTGCCCGTCATCGTCGAGAACGACGCGAACGCGCTGGCCTACGGCGAGTTGCACGCCGGAGCGGGCAGGGGGTTGTCGAGCCTGGTGGCGCTGTTCCTCGAGAACGGCCTCGGCGCGGGCATCGTCGCTAACGGCGAACTGCACCGCGGAGCGCGGGCGGAGGCAGGCGAGATCGGCTACCTGCTCATGGAACGGTCCTCGCTGGAACGCTCGTACGACGCGCGCGGCGACCTCGAGGACCGCATCGGCTCGCTCGCGCTGACGCAGCGCGCCCGGGAACGCGGCATGCCCATCCCCGCCTCCGGCTCACTGACCGCCGAGGACGTCTTCGAACTCGCCCGCACCGGCAATACGGACGCGCAGGAGCTGGCCGACGAGATCCTCGACATGGTGGCGATCGCGGTCGCGGCGCTGGTGATCGTGCTCGACCCGGAGCTCGTCGTGGTGGGAAGCAGCTTCGTCGGCAGCTCCGACATGGTGATCCCCGGCATCCAGGAGCGGCTGCGGGGGCGCATCATCCGCGTGCCGCGCATCGAGCCGGCGACCCACCGCGAGGATGCGGTGCTGCTGGGCGCCGCGGAGCTGGCCGCCGCCGAGGTCAACGGGTTCGCGTACCTCGCGTTCTGACCCGCACTCGCCTGGGTCTGTGGCCGCGATTTGTGCCAAATCGCGGTTATGCCCGTCACGATTTGTGCCAAATCTCGGTTATGCGACCTTCAAAACCACGATTTGTGCCAAATCTCGAACACCGCAGCCCCCGAGGACGCGCGGGTCTTGACGGGGGCGGGGAGTGTCGCCTAGGTTGGGCGTCAACTTCTTCTCACTCCGATAGGAAAGAAGAAGATCCTTCAACGACGCAAAGGAGCAGACGTGATCGTCGGAATCGACATCGGCGGCACCAAGACGCACGTGTGCGTCGAGGACGACGCCGGCGCCGCGCTCCTCGACCGGTCGGTCAAGACCGCCGACTGGCAGCACGGGGGCCACCTCCACTCGGAGGACAACGTCCGCGGGCTGCTCGCCCTGCTGGATGAGGAGCCCGGCGCCGCGGAGGCTCCCCTCGTCGTCGGCGCCCACGGGCTCGACAGCGAAGCCCAGACGCTCGCCTTCTCCGACATGCTCGCGGAGCTGCACGACGGACCGGCGCTGGCCCTCAACGACGTCGAGCTGGTCGGACCGGCGGCCGGCTTCGACGAGGCGATCGCCGTCATCGCGGGCACCGGCAGCAAGGTCGTCGGCCGCCGCGCCGACGGCAGCCTGGTGAGCGCCGGAGGCTACGGCTACATCCTCAACGACCCCGGAAGCGCCCCCGCGCTGGTGCGGGACGCCGTGCGCTCGCTGTTCGACGCGGTCGACCAGGACGAGCCGCGCGACGCGCTGGCCGACGCCCTCTTCGCCCACTTCGGCGTCGACGAGATCGTCGGGCTCTCCAACGCGCTCACGGTCCGCCCGCGCGTCACGGCGTGGGGCGCCGCGGCACCGCTCGTCTTCGCTGCGGCCGATGCGGGCAGCGAACGGGCGGCACGCGTCATCGACGCCGCCGCCGACGAGCTCGCCCGGAGCGTCGAGCTGGTCCACCGCCGCGGCGCGGCCGGCGACGACGTGGTCTGCGCGGGCGGCGTCGTCAGCCACCAGCCGCGGCTGTTCGACGCCCTCGGCGAGCGCCTGCGCGCCCGCGGGCTCACCCACTCCATCCACCTGCTGGATGTCGCCCCGGTGCGCGGCGCCCTCGCGCTCGCCCGCCGGCTCACGGAGGCGGCCACTGTCGTCCCCTTCGCACCATCGAACACACGGAGGAAGTCATGAGAATCACATCCACCGGGCGCCGTCGCGCACTCGGGGCCCTCGGGCTCGCCGCGACCGCCGCTCTCGCCCTCAGCGCCTGCAGCGTCACCGGCGCCGGCACCGCGTCGGGCGGCGAGGGCGACGGCACCGGCACGATCAACGCCCTGTTCATGAAGCAGGCCGGCTACTCGGAGTCGGACGTCAACGCGATGATCAAGGACTTCGAGGCGAAGAACCCCAAGATCACCGTCAAGCCGACGTTCGTCGCCTACGAAGCGCTGCACGACAAGATCGTCACCTCGGCTCCGGCCGGAACGTACGACGTCGTGCACCTCGACGTGATCTGGCCGGCGGAGTTCGCCTCCAAGAACATCATCACCGACGTGACCAAGCGGTTCCCGTCCTCGTGGAAGAGCGACATGCTCGGCGGCGCGCTCACCAGCGCCGAGTACAAGGGCAAGTTCTACGGCGTGCCGTGGGGCCCGTCCACGAAGCTGTTCTTCTACAACAAGGACATGCTGGCCAAGGTGGGCGCGACCCCCGACGACGTCAAGGCGTGGGACGGCGTGCTCGCCGTCGCCAAGAAGCTCAAGGACGCCGGGGTGGTGCAGTACCCGATCGCCTGGAGCTGGTCGCAGGCCGAGGCGCTGGTGTGCGACTACGCCGAGCTGCTCGGGGCGTACGGCGGCCAGTTCACCGACTCCAGCGGAAAGCTCGACATCAACGAGGGCGCGGGCGTGCAGGCGCTCGAGTTCATGAAGAAGTCGCTGGATGAGGGGCTCACCGACCCGGCGTCGACGACCTTCCTCGAGGACGACACCGACAAGTCCATGGCGGCCGGCAAGACGGCGATGGAGCTGAACTGGGAGTCGACCTTCCGCGACCAGAACGACCCGTCGATCTCGAAGGTGGTCGGGCAGATCGCGGTCACCGCTCCCCCGGCGGGCCCCAGCGGCGACAACCCCGGCGTGAACGGCTCCATGGCGCTCGCCATCGGCGCCAAGTCGAAGCACCAGGCGGCCGCGTGGAAGTTCATCGAGTACATGACCAGCGAGGCGGTGCAGGACAAGTACGTCAAGAGCTCGATGACGAACTGGAAGGCCAGCTACACCAAGCCCGAGATCACGAAGACCAACCCCGAGGTGTTCGCCGCCGCGGGCAAGGCCTACGACTCGATGATCCTGCGCCCGCCGGTGCCGAACTACAACACCGTGTCGCAGGCCATCCAGGTGGAGCTGCAGAACGCGTTGCTCGGGAAGAAGAGTCCGCAGCAGGCCCTCGACGACGCGGTCGAGGCCGCGAACGAGAACCAGGGATGAGCGGCGTGTCGGTCGCCGGAGTCGAGACGGAGCGACGCGCCCCCGCGACGGGGCAGCGCCGCAACCGGCGCAAGCGCGACAACCAGGGAAGGCTCGCCTTCTGGCTGCTGCTGCCCGCCGCGATCGCGGTGTTCGGGGTCATCGTCTACCCGATCCTCCGCACGCTCCTCATCTCGTTCTTCGAGGTGAACTCGGCGCTGGCGACCGACACCCCGTTCGTCGGGCTGCAGAACTACATCGACACCCTCACCGCCCCGGGCTTCTGGGCGGCGATGGGACGGACGCTGTACTTCACCCTCGTCTCGACCGCGCTGGAGCTGGTGCTCGGCCTGATCGTGGCGGGACTCCTGAACGCGAAGCTCCGCGCGCGGTGGCTGTTCCGCGCCGTCGTCATCATCCCGTGGGCCATCCCGACGATCGTGAACGCGGCGATGTGGAAGGGCATCTTCAACGCCCAGTACGGCGCACTGAACGCCGCGCTGACCCAGCTCGGCATCATCGACCAGTACCAGGCGTGGCTCGGAGACCCGACCCTCGCGCTCAACATGGTCATCGTCGCCGACGTCTGGAAGACGACCCCGCTGGTGGCGTTCTTCCTGCTGGCGGGGCTCACGTCCATCCCGAGCGAGCTGTACGAGGCGGCGAAGGTCGACCGGGCGAGCTGGCCGCGCATCTTCCGCACCATCGTGCTGCCGATGCTGGTGCCGTCGATCTCGATCGTGCTCGTGCTGCGCACGGTGGAGGCGTTCAAGGTCTTCGACATCATCTACGCGATGACCCGCGGCGGGCCGGTGAACGGCACCCAGACGATCGCGTACTACGCCTACACGACCGCGTTCTCCGACCAGAACTTCGGGGTGGGCGCCGCCCTGTCGTACATCATCGTGCTGGTCATCCTCGCGCTGACCTTCGTCTACCTGCGCATGCTGCGCCGATCCGAGATGAGCCTGCTGTGAAGCGCACGACCCGCAACTCGATCCTGATCCACCTGGCGGCGCTGGGGGTCGCGGTCGTCATCCTACTGCCCTTCGGGTGGATGGTGATCGCCAGCGTGACGCCGCAGCGCATCCTGATCTCCACACCGCTGCAGTGGATCCCGGACACGCTCGACTGGAGCCGCTACGAGCTGATCTTCCGCGGCGGGGCGGAAAGCGTCGGCGCGACGTTCCGCGCGGCGCTCGCCAACACCACCATCGTGGCGGTCGGGACCGTCGCGGTCTCGATGGTCGTCGGCATCCTCGGCGCCTACGCGTTCGCGCGGCTGCGGTTCCGCTTCCGGCAGGCGGTGCTCATCCTCTTCCTGGCGACGTACATGCTGCCGCAGATCGCGCTGCTCATTCCTCTTTATCTGATCCTCAACTCGCTGGGGCTGCTGGACTCGGTGGTCGGCCTGATCATCGTCGACTGCTCTCTCGTGGTGCCGTTCGTGCTGTGGATCCTCAGCAACTACTTCCTCACCATCCCGGAGGAGCTGGAGGAGGCGGCCCGCATCGACGGAGCCTCGCGGCTGGGCGCGCTCTTCCGCGTGGTGCTGCCCGCCGCGCGCCCCGGCATCTTCGCGGCGATCATGTTCGCGTTCCTGCTGGCCTGGGACGAGTTCATGTACGCGCTGATCTTCACCTCGTCGAACGCGGCCAAGACGCTGCCGGTCGCGATCAGCGAGTTCGCCGGACGCTACACGACCGACTTCGGGCTCGTGGCCGCCGGCGGCATCCTCGCGGCCCTGCCCCCGATCATCGTCGCCCTGATCTTCCAGCGGTACGTCGTCAGCGGCATGGCCGCCGGCGCCGTCAAGGGCTGACCTTCCCCGACCGACCTCCCTCACCGACACGTAAGGACCTTCCATGGAACCCAAAGCCCCCTTCGTCGACGCCATGCGCGCCCAGCCGGAGAACCTCGCCCTCGCCCGGGAGACCGTGCTGCGCGACCTGGCCGCCTCCGGACTGAGCCGATGGGGAGCCGACGAGTCGGTGTCCGTCGTCGCGATGGGCGCCTCGCTGAACTCCGCGCACGCGCTCGTCGCCGCCCTCGCGGCCGTGGGCCGGCCCGCCTCGTCGGTCGTGGCGTCCGACCTCGCCGACGGTGTCGTCGCCGTGCGGGCCGACCACCACATCGTGGTATCCGAGTCCGGACGCAGCCCCGAGCCGCTGTACGCCGCTCGGACGCTGCCCGCCGGCACGCGGATCGGCATCTCGAACTACCCCGAGGCCCCCATCCGGGACACGGTGGATGCGGTGCTCGGCCTGGGTGGCTTCCCCGACTCGCCCGTGTACACCAGCGGCTACACCGCGACGCTCCTCGCCTACGCGCTGCTGCTCGACCACGTCGGCGCGCTCGACGCGGCCGCCGAGGCGGAGCGCATCCCTGCACGCGCGGCCGACGCCCTGCGTGAATACGCGGAGGTGGCGGAGACGATCGGCCGGGTGCTGGCCGAGGCCGGCGCGATCGACGTCGTGGGTCGCGGCGCGTCGCTGTCGTCCGCGTCGGAGCTGTCGCTCATGGTCCGCGAGGGCCTGCGCACGCCGAGTGCCGCCTTCGAGACGTACCAGTACCTCCACGGACCGATGGAGGTGCTCTCCGCGGGCGATGCGCTCGTGGTGTTCGGCGACGGGCGCGAGCTGGCCATCCCCTCGTCGGTGCTCGACGCCGGGGTTCGCGTCGTGCTCGTGACCGGCGCCGACCCGGCCAGCGTGCCGGGCGCAGGTCACGCGGGACTGACGATCGTGCCGGTGGATGCGGGGCTCGGCCCGTTCGAGCGCTCCGTGGTGGAGACCGTGATCGGCCAGCTGGCGATCGCCGCGGCCATCGAGCACAAGCCGTTCCCGCTCGAGGACTTCCTGTACCACCAGGACGACACCAAGCTGCCGGTGGGCTGAGCGAAGCGCTGCAACGGCGGACGGCCGTCGCCGCATCGTGTGGATGCGGGGACGGCCGTCGCCGCACCGTGTGGATGCGGGGACGGCCGTCGTCACATCGTGTGGATGCGCGGACGGCCGTCGCCGCATCGTGTGGATGCGCGGACGGCCGTCGCCGCATCGTATGGATGCGCGGACGGCCATCGCCGCACCGTGTGGATGCGGCGACGGCCGTCGCGCGGGGGTTTCGTTACTTCGCGGGCGTGGGCATCGGGGTTGCGGTCGCGCTGGGCGCCTGGCCCTTCATGCCGACGTTGATGTTCGCGCCGAAGAGGGCAGGCGCTCCCGAGCCGTTGTACTCACCGTAGGTGAGGTCGATGTCGGAGCCGAACACGACGACATCCTTCTCGATCGTGCCGGCATCGAACGTGGTGTCGGACGAGGTGAGCTTGACACCCGAGATGGTCTCCGCGGTGATCTTCTGCTTGCTCGACGTCACCTCGACGTGGCCACACGACCCGGTCAGGGTGATGGTGCCGTCGTGGCCGACGAGGTCGATCTCCTCGCCGCCGGTGCACTTGACGGTCGCGCTGGCGCCGTTAGCCTCGATGAGGACCTTCTTGCCGGCGGCATCGACCACCACGCCATCCTTCTCGAACGTCTCTTTGCCGTCCTTGGTGACGTGCACGGCGCCCTCCTGGACGTGAGCCTTCGCGTCGGGGACGCAGCCGGTGAGCAGCGAGGCGCCTGCGACGGCGGTCGCCCCCACGACGGCGATGACGGCGGCGCGGCGGATGGAACGGGGGTTCATACAGTTCTCTTTCTCTTGGCGGGGCGTTGCGGTGTCGAGGCAGTACCTCGAGCGCCCCTACAGAGGAAGACGTGCCTGCACGCACTTCGTGACGCCCTTACCTCCCCCTGTTCCGCCCGCGGCGCGTCGCGCCATACTGACGCCATGAGCACCCCTCACGACACCCGGGAGAACGCGTTCGTCCGCTTCCTCAAGCGGAAGTGGCCGGCGATCGTGCTGGTGGTCCTGCTCATCGTCGTCGCCATCCAGAACGGGGTCGGCGGCGACCAGGCGACGATCTACCTGCTGTGGGGGCAGCTCGTGATGCCGACGTGGGCGCTGGTGCTCATCGTGTTCGCGGCCGGCGGCGTGGTCGGCTGGGTATTCGCACGAAACCGGGCGGCACGCAAGGGCCGCCGCTGAACATTGACGAGTCCCGCGCGGAGGGGTCAGATGATCACATGATCGCTCTTATCATCGTCCTGCTCATCATCTGGCTGGTCCTCGCCATCCTCGGCTTCGCCATCAAGGGGCTGCTGTGGCTGGCGATCCTCGGCATCGTCTTCTTCGTCATCACGGCGATCGTCGGCTGGCTGCGCCGCGGTGCGAGCCGCACCTGACCCGTCCCCTGCCCGTCCAGCGGCGGCCGTGCTCACCCGAGCGTGGCCGCCGCTGTCATGAGCAGCGATGGGGTGACGTCACGGCTGCTCCTCGTCCAGCAGCGCGTCGTTCTGGAGGGTGTCGGCCGTCTCGTCGTCGGCCGGGAGGTCGGCGTCGTCGTCCAGGGCCGTGCCCGCAGGCGCCTGCCCGGCGGCGGTCGGCTGGTCGTGCACCGGGGTGTCCGAGGGCGCCGGAGCGCCCTGCGGCTGGCCGGGGACGGTGGGGTCGGTTGTGGGAGTCGTTTCGTCGGTCATGGTCCTATGCGACCGCCGCATCCGTCGGCGCGGAAGGGCTTGATCGGTCGCCGATCTGCGGTAGCCGCCGCCGTGGTTCGCGCAGCGCACCGGACGTCCGCGCCGGTTGGACATCGCACCCTCGGCGTAGCACTGTGGAGGCATGGCCTACATTCCGGATCCCGCACGCTACGACGACATGCTCTACCGCCGGACCGGGCGCAGCGGTCTCGACCTGCCCGCCCTCTCGCTCGGCCTCTGGCATAACTTCGGCGACGACCGGCCGATCGACACGCAGCGCGCGATCATCCGCCGCGCCTTCGACCTCGGCGTCACCCACTTCGACCTGGCGAACAACTACGGTCCGCCCTACGGGTCGGCCGAGAAGAACTTCGGCCGCATCCTCCGCGAGGACCTCCGCGACCACCGCGACGAGCTGGTGATCTCGAGCAAGGCCGGGTGGGACATGTGGCCCGGGCCGTACGGGCAGGGCGGCGGGGGCCGCAAGTACATGCTCGCCAGCCTCGACCAGTCGCTGGAGCGGCTGGGGCTCGACTATGTGGATATCTTCTACTCGCACCGTCCCGACCCGTCGACTCCGCTGGAGGAGACGATGCAGGCGCTGGACACGGCCGTGCGCTCCGGGCGGGCGCTCTACGTCGGCATCTCGTCGTACAGCGCCGAGGAGACCCGGCGGGCCGCAGAGATCCTCGCGGACCTCGGGACGCCGCTGCTCATCCACCAGCCGTCGTACTCGATGCTGAACCGCTGGATCGAGACCGAGGGCCTGCTCGACACGGTCGACGAGCTCGGCGTCGGCGTGATCGGCTTCACGCCGCTGGCGCAGGGGATGCTGACCGACAAGTACCTCGACGGCGTGCCGGAGGGCTCCCGTGCGAGCCGCGGCGACTCGTTCGACTCGTCCTGGCTCACCGACGAGGCGATCGGGCACCTGCGCGCGCTCAACGACATCGCCGCGGCCCGTGGGCAGTCGCTCGCGCAGCTCGCGCTCGCGTGGGCGCTCCGCGACGAGCGTGTGACCTCCCTGGTCATCGGTGCGAGCAGCGTCGGCCAGCTCGAGCAGAACGTCGCGGCGCTCGGCAACCTGTCTTTCTCCGACGACGAGCTGGCGGCGATCGACCAGCACGCGGTGGATGCGGGGGTCGACCTCTGGGCGGGAGCGCGGCGCGGCGAGGTCTGAGCGCCGGCGCGCTGCGCTCTGCGCGCGGCGCTCGGCGCGCGCGCGCCACGGGGCTATCCGGAGGACCACCGCCGGAGTAGGCAGGGGCTGTGAGTTTCCGTAGTGCTCCCTCACGCGTCCCCCAGGGTTCTCTGGTTGTCTCTGAGGTGTTCCCGTCCGCCGTCTAGAACCGGGTGGTATGGCCGTCCTCGTCGAACCGGACCTCCGGGTCGGAGCGCCGCTCCGCGCGGTGCGCCCGTGGACGATCGCGGGCATCTTCGGCCTCCTTGCGATCGTGCTGTGCGCCGCGGCGAGCTGGATCCCTTCGCTGTGGGGCGACGAGGCGGCGACGCTGCTCTCGGCCAAGCGCCCCGTCGGCAGCCTGATCGGCATGCTGCTGCACGTCGACGCGGTGCACGGGCTCTACTACCTGTTCATGCACGGGTGGATCCGTCTGGCCGGCGAGAGCGCGTTCGCCCTGCGGCTGCCGAGCGCGGTGGCGGTCGGGGCCGCGGTGGCGGCCGTGACGCTCATCGCGGGCCGGCGCGGCGGCGCCCGGGCGGCGGTCGTTGCCGGGATCGTGGCGACCGTCCTCCCCCGGCTCACGTACGCCGGCGAGGAGGCACGGTCGTATGCCTTCACCGCCGCCGCGGCCGCCTGGCTCACGCTGCTCCTGCTGTGGCTCGTCGACGGCGGCGGCCGGCGGCTGGCACCGGCCGCGCGGCGGCTCGCCTGGCTGCTGTACGCCGTCGGCATGGCCGCCTCCTCGTACCTCTTCCTCTACTTCGCCACCCTGCTGATCGCCCACGGCGCCGTGCTGCTCGGGAGCCGCGCGTCGCGCTCGACCCTCCGGGCATGGGCCGTCTGCGCCGCCGGCGTCATGCTGACCCTGATGCCGCTCGCCGCGCTCGCATACCTCGAACGCAG is drawn from Leifsonia shinshuensis and contains these coding sequences:
- a CDS encoding ROK family transcriptional regulator, producing MAKRTRATATTSTLARVNQTAIIEALRESGALSRQQLGVKTGLSPATINRLTASLIDDGLIVPAGQEPSTGGRPSVLLRYAGSSRLVAAIQLRAETVTGILVDFDGKVVFRRSVTLGARQAGAEGGGPDGDGADGGGTGAAPDQDRQLRKVFRLFDDLIATADSMGTPCLAVGIAVPGVVQQPDGVVGTMPEFGWTGVPFGALLRERTDLPVIVENDANALAYGELHAGAGRGLSSLVALFLENGLGAGIVANGELHRGARAEAGEIGYLLMERSSLERSYDARGDLEDRIGSLALTQRARERGMPIPASGSLTAEDVFELARTGNTDAQELADEILDMVAIAVAALVIVLDPELVVVGSSFVGSSDMVIPGIQERLRGRIIRVPRIEPATHREDAVLLGAAELAAAEVNGFAYLAF
- a CDS encoding sugar ABC transporter permease is translated as MSGVSVAGVETERRAPATGQRRNRRKRDNQGRLAFWLLLPAAIAVFGVIVYPILRTLLISFFEVNSALATDTPFVGLQNYIDTLTAPGFWAAMGRTLYFTLVSTALELVLGLIVAGLLNAKLRARWLFRAVVIIPWAIPTIVNAAMWKGIFNAQYGALNAALTQLGIIDQYQAWLGDPTLALNMVIVADVWKTTPLVAFFLLAGLTSIPSELYEAAKVDRASWPRIFRTIVLPMLVPSISIVLVLRTVEAFKVFDIIYAMTRGGPVNGTQTIAYYAYTTAFSDQNFGVGAALSYIIVLVILALTFVYLRMLRRSEMSLL
- a CDS encoding TMEM175 family protein gives rise to the protein MSKTRLEAFSDGVLAVAITLLVLDLHLEPGEPGGLFAQLVAAWPSLASYIVSFLVIGVIWVNHHAVVRLVQVVDRTLLFWNLVLLMFVTALPFTTSTLAAALAGGDRTDLRVAAVLYGGAMTGVAVGFTVLQARITGQLVASGQMDAATRRRSLLRFGLGTVVYPVITVVGLFSVVAMLVALAALSLYYLFNQTGTSETGHLGDGEPS
- a CDS encoding BadF/BadG/BcrA/BcrD ATPase family protein; this encodes MIVGIDIGGTKTHVCVEDDAGAALLDRSVKTADWQHGGHLHSEDNVRGLLALLDEEPGAAEAPLVVGAHGLDSEAQTLAFSDMLAELHDGPALALNDVELVGPAAGFDEAIAVIAGTGSKVVGRRADGSLVSAGGYGYILNDPGSAPALVRDAVRSLFDAVDQDEPRDALADALFAHFGVDEIVGLSNALTVRPRVTAWGAAAPLVFAAADAGSERAARVIDAAADELARSVELVHRRGAAGDDVVCAGGVVSHQPRLFDALGERLRARGLTHSIHLLDVAPVRGALALARRLTEAATVVPFAPSNTRRKS
- a CDS encoding aminotransferase class I/II-fold pyridoxal phosphate-dependent enzyme; amino-acid sequence: MSFGPARSLEQLFATRSSIKWRRYPADVLPVFVAEMDFDVEPAILDRVAETLRHSDTGYLDSAGPLAPAFASFAAREWGWEVDPGTVHLATDVTVGVVEALRLDLPEVGGRVVLTPPVYPPFFEMVDEADAVAVTVPLLEDEDWSLDLAGIERAFAEGADALLLCNPQNPTGRCHSRSVLEALAALAARYDVFVVSDEVHAPLAHPGAVFTPFAPIARAAGARSVTVTSASKAWNLAGLKCAVVVPADDASAQLLTALPEELAARTSILGLHANVAALSCVSWRDDLLGLLVSNVRLLEAELAEHAPAVRVVRPDAGYLVWLDFRDAGLGDDPARVLIEQGRVALNSGLAFGEPGRGFARINLACNPSTVVEAVRRIAATVAAARERAVLAG
- a CDS encoding extracellular solute-binding protein, which gives rise to MRITSTGRRRALGALGLAATAALALSACSVTGAGTASGGEGDGTGTINALFMKQAGYSESDVNAMIKDFEAKNPKITVKPTFVAYEALHDKIVTSAPAGTYDVVHLDVIWPAEFASKNIITDVTKRFPSSWKSDMLGGALTSAEYKGKFYGVPWGPSTKLFFYNKDMLAKVGATPDDVKAWDGVLAVAKKLKDAGVVQYPIAWSWSQAEALVCDYAELLGAYGGQFTDSSGKLDINEGAGVQALEFMKKSLDEGLTDPASTTFLEDDTDKSMAAGKTAMELNWESTFRDQNDPSISKVVGQIAVTAPPAGPSGDNPGVNGSMALAIGAKSKHQAAAWKFIEYMTSEAVQDKYVKSSMTNWKASYTKPEITKTNPEVFAAAGKAYDSMILRPPVPNYNTVSQAIQVELQNALLGKKSPQQALDDAVEAANENQG